A genomic stretch from Acropora palmata chromosome 13, jaAcrPala1.3, whole genome shotgun sequence includes:
- the LOC141863334 gene encoding uncharacterized protein LOC141863334: MASVLICLGRFAFFVLYGLQSYLLTSYPAVYSNVAFYALIVLFIPALVLWLCILCNEENLQWLFTVWPAYVWIALIPLIGIIFAGKDPIENKLDSQVFLGANVLKMTLCLSPLLLLLLLSTGNDSMSYRDLIWLLSLRIALDLFDTVEMLEVVLEENIVPHNIPRSFENAIITFACVSLFLSPLQLMEIRLTRGRKWKYREVISICHKTLQILVVNGVFLGLRLALSLEYGKDASITEAKHL; encoded by the coding sequence ATGGCTTCggttttgatttgtttgggAAGATTCGCATTTTTCGTTCTGTATGGTCTTCAATCCTATTTACTGACTTCGTATCCAGCCGTATACAGCAATGTTGCTTTCTACGCATTAATTGTCCTGTTTATCCCAGCTTTAGTATTATGGCTGTGTATCCTGtgcaatgaagaaaatcttcaGTGGTTATTCACTGTTTGGCCAGCTTATGTATGGATTGCATTAATACCGTTAATCGGAATTATATTTGCAGGAAAAGACCCTATCGAAAACAAACTGGACAGTCAAGTCTTCTTGGGTGCGAATGTCTTGAAGATGACCCTGTGTTTATCTCCCTTACTTTTATTACTGCTATTAAGTACAGGCAATGATTCCATGTCATACAGAGATTTGATCTGGCTGCTCTCTTTGAGAATAGCATTGGATCTCTTCGATACAGTCGAAATGTTGGAAGTTGTTTTAGAAGAGAATATAGTCCCCCACAACATTCCAAGAAGCTTCGAAAACGCCATCATTACTTTTGCGTGCGTCAGTCTTTTTCTCTCTCCTCTGCAGTTAATGGAAATAAGGCTGACACGTGGTAGGAAGTGGAAATATCGCGAGGTTATATCAATCTGTCATAAAACGTTGCAGATTCTCGTTGTGAATGGTGTTTTTCTAGGTCTACGTTTGGCATTGTCCCTAGAATATGGCAAAGATGCGTCTATCACCGAAGCCAAACATTTGTAG
- the LOC141863904 gene encoding transmembrane protein 209-like isoform X1 — translation MQRRLVKSESPVVENSFRRKQMTRRSHAAFTWVFVNVVLAAAFFGELAFGSVAHYFEIQHPLMYFGVLLLALWFTFCFAIDLYHYMRPVLGQNSVLLSQEQRLLLGIRPTESGFKLAPVETPSYNGSVSPTIIPSSSPSIGMPSNLINTPPRLVGTPPRSNTSSPRTPVTGTPSFYNETVSTPDSRSRQSSPARSPFHSSACMTDLDSLTQYIREQEEEQERLQRVSQPDPHSLGRGQAYWSSHRYDFTPPLNVYRIARRSPDLSLSRDDDESGYNSTKAEDVWVKLHVTRTDLDHWTENCRKWLCQTILVRLVSQIEAVNEILTRIGCSELQLGTVNLGAGRQVALTKADQVPSLGSIIPYLEASNNQEYLVQRLSELAQGGCMGLYRWNSGGQYRGKAWEQDLLADSQLVLRMFCTYMDSRLPADPTFPDRRTFTGLHFLKTPDKPDARKSDLCIYQSRLHPPHFKVIVEDEVFDMPKGQNNLFHTIIFFLHHVKTKRYGMLGRVNLGKSGVNILCILNKK, via the exons ATGCAAAGGAGACTTGTTAAAAGTGAAAGCCCTGTGGTTGAGAACTCTTTTCGGCGAAAGCAAATGACAAGAAGATCTCATGCGGCATTTACTTGGGTTTTTGTAAACGTGGTGCTGGCGGCAGCGTTCTTCGGCGAGTT GGCATTTGGTTCTGTTGctcattattttgaaattcaacaTCCTCTGATGTATTTTGGTG TGCTCCTTCTAGCTTTGTggtttacattttgttttgccatcGACTTGTACCACTACATGAGGCCTGTGCTGGGACAAAACAGTGTTTTGCTCTCGCAAGAACAAAGGCTTCTTCTTGGCATCAGACCAACAG agTCAGGATTCAAGCTTGCCCCAGTTGAGACACCGTCTTATAATGGGTCTGTTTCTCCAACCATTATCCCATCTTCATCGCCCTCCATTGGAATGCCCTCAAACCTCATCAATACACCTCCAAGACTCGTTGGAACACCTCCTCGA tcaAATACTAGTTCACCAAGAACTCCTGTGACGGGAACTCCATCATTCTACAATGAAACAGTATCAACACCAGATTCCAG GTCCCGACAATCATCACCTGCAAGATCACCAT TTCATTCCAGTGCATGCATGACTGATTTAGACTCGTTAACACAGTACATAAGAGAACAAGAGGAGGAACAGGAGAGGTTGCAGAGAG TGTCTCAGCCAGACCCGCATTCGCTTGGCAGAGGGCAAGCATATTGGTCGAGCCATCGGTACGATTTTACACCGCCTTTGAATGTCTACAGGATAGCAAGAAG GTCTCCTGATTTGAGTTTATCTCGCGATGACGATGAATCTGGTTACAACAGTACAAAAGCAGAAGAT GTATGGGTGAAACTTCACGTCACCAGAACCGACCTAGACCACTGGACTGAGAACTGTAGAAAG TGGCTTTGTCAGACCATATTGGTCCGTCTTGTCAGTCAGATTGAAGCGGTAAACGAAATCTTAACTAGAATTGGTTGTTCAGAGCTTCAGTTAGGAA CGGTCAATCTTGGAGCAGGAAGACAAGTCGCTTTGACGAAAGCAGACCAGGTGCCCAGCTTAGGCTCCATCATTCCTTACCTTGAAGCCTCCAACAACCAAGAATACCTTGTACAGCGTTTGTCCG AACTCGCTCAGGGTGGTTGTATGGGTTTGTACCGGTGGAATTCCGGTGGACAATACAGAGGCAAGGCATGGGAACAAGATCTCTTGGCTGACTCACAG TTGGTACTTCGAATGTTTTGTACATACATGGACTCCAGACTGCCTGCAGATCCTACTTTTCCGGATAGACGGACCTTTACTGGCCTACACTTTCTAAAAACACCTGACAAACCAG atgCTCGAAAAAGCGATCTGTGTATTTATCAGTCGCGACTTCATCCTCCTCATTTTAAG GTCATTGTTGAGGATGAAGTTTTCGACATGCCAAAG ggacaaaataatttgtttcatacaattattttctttcttcatcacGTCAAAACGAAGCGTTACGGGATGCTGGG gAGAGTGAATTTGGGAAAGTCTGGCGTCAATATCCTTTGTATTCTCAACAAGAAATGA
- the LOC141863904 gene encoding transmembrane protein 209-like isoform X2, protein MQRRLVKSESPVVENSFRRKQMTRRSHAAFTWVFVNVVLAAAFFGELAFGSVAHYFEIQHPLMYFGALWFTFCFAIDLYHYMRPVLGQNSVLLSQEQRLLLGIRPTESGFKLAPVETPSYNGSVSPTIIPSSSPSIGMPSNLINTPPRLVGTPPRSNTSSPRTPVTGTPSFYNETVSTPDSRSRQSSPARSPFHSSACMTDLDSLTQYIREQEEEQERLQRVSQPDPHSLGRGQAYWSSHRYDFTPPLNVYRIARRSPDLSLSRDDDESGYNSTKAEDVWVKLHVTRTDLDHWTENCRKWLCQTILVRLVSQIEAVNEILTRIGCSELQLGTVNLGAGRQVALTKADQVPSLGSIIPYLEASNNQEYLVQRLSELAQGGCMGLYRWNSGGQYRGKAWEQDLLADSQLVLRMFCTYMDSRLPADPTFPDRRTFTGLHFLKTPDKPDARKSDLCIYQSRLHPPHFKVIVEDEVFDMPKGQNNLFHTIIFFLHHVKTKRYGMLGRVNLGKSGVNILCILNKK, encoded by the exons ATGCAAAGGAGACTTGTTAAAAGTGAAAGCCCTGTGGTTGAGAACTCTTTTCGGCGAAAGCAAATGACAAGAAGATCTCATGCGGCATTTACTTGGGTTTTTGTAAACGTGGTGCTGGCGGCAGCGTTCTTCGGCGAGTT GGCATTTGGTTCTGTTGctcattattttgaaattcaacaTCCTCTGATGTATTTTGGTG CTTTGTggtttacattttgttttgccatcGACTTGTACCACTACATGAGGCCTGTGCTGGGACAAAACAGTGTTTTGCTCTCGCAAGAACAAAGGCTTCTTCTTGGCATCAGACCAACAG agTCAGGATTCAAGCTTGCCCCAGTTGAGACACCGTCTTATAATGGGTCTGTTTCTCCAACCATTATCCCATCTTCATCGCCCTCCATTGGAATGCCCTCAAACCTCATCAATACACCTCCAAGACTCGTTGGAACACCTCCTCGA tcaAATACTAGTTCACCAAGAACTCCTGTGACGGGAACTCCATCATTCTACAATGAAACAGTATCAACACCAGATTCCAG GTCCCGACAATCATCACCTGCAAGATCACCAT TTCATTCCAGTGCATGCATGACTGATTTAGACTCGTTAACACAGTACATAAGAGAACAAGAGGAGGAACAGGAGAGGTTGCAGAGAG TGTCTCAGCCAGACCCGCATTCGCTTGGCAGAGGGCAAGCATATTGGTCGAGCCATCGGTACGATTTTACACCGCCTTTGAATGTCTACAGGATAGCAAGAAG GTCTCCTGATTTGAGTTTATCTCGCGATGACGATGAATCTGGTTACAACAGTACAAAAGCAGAAGAT GTATGGGTGAAACTTCACGTCACCAGAACCGACCTAGACCACTGGACTGAGAACTGTAGAAAG TGGCTTTGTCAGACCATATTGGTCCGTCTTGTCAGTCAGATTGAAGCGGTAAACGAAATCTTAACTAGAATTGGTTGTTCAGAGCTTCAGTTAGGAA CGGTCAATCTTGGAGCAGGAAGACAAGTCGCTTTGACGAAAGCAGACCAGGTGCCCAGCTTAGGCTCCATCATTCCTTACCTTGAAGCCTCCAACAACCAAGAATACCTTGTACAGCGTTTGTCCG AACTCGCTCAGGGTGGTTGTATGGGTTTGTACCGGTGGAATTCCGGTGGACAATACAGAGGCAAGGCATGGGAACAAGATCTCTTGGCTGACTCACAG TTGGTACTTCGAATGTTTTGTACATACATGGACTCCAGACTGCCTGCAGATCCTACTTTTCCGGATAGACGGACCTTTACTGGCCTACACTTTCTAAAAACACCTGACAAACCAG atgCTCGAAAAAGCGATCTGTGTATTTATCAGTCGCGACTTCATCCTCCTCATTTTAAG GTCATTGTTGAGGATGAAGTTTTCGACATGCCAAAG ggacaaaataatttgtttcatacaattattttctttcttcatcacGTCAAAACGAAGCGTTACGGGATGCTGGG gAGAGTGAATTTGGGAAAGTCTGGCGTCAATATCCTTTGTATTCTCAACAAGAAATGA
- the LOC141863333 gene encoding uncharacterized protein LOC141863333, translating to MADSARVKDKVFLWGGRALFLALMVTQCFLLASYPSKKSSLWYLTSLSYAPSLLAWTSLVIKDNTKLGKLSYIWGLYTIGLVVSTIIVFATFVDNMDKGSLLGLKVTLCVTPILLLLLLNTAKDGKEHKDLLPWLCFAMAVDLVDTIEMIDIALDELEKEHEYRIPKGFAYTMVAIACISFLLSPWQMLENDFQTGELLPKRALWRYIVEIALVNFVFLITLLVILIKYKKDESISILKNLVAITLGIMGIRNLETDIKISDLCCKR from the coding sequence ATGGCCGACTCTGCGCGAGTCAAGGACAAAGTTTTCCTTTGGGGAGGACGAGCATTATTTCTTGCGCTCATGGTGACGCAGTGCTTCCTACTTGCTTCCTATCCATCAAAGAAAAGTAGTTTATGGTACTTAACAAGTTTATCTTATGCTCCTTCGCTGCTGGCATGGACTAGCCTTGTTATCAAGGATAACACCAAACTTGGCAAGCTTTCTTACATTTGGGGCTTGTATACGATCGGCTTAGTCGTAAGCACTATTATCGTGTTTGCAACTTTTGTTGACAATATGGACAAAGGAAGTCTTCTTGGTTTGAAGGTGACCCTATGCGTTACACCGATTCTTCTGTTGTTATTACTGAACACCGCAAAAGATGGAAAAGAGCACAAAGATCTTTTGCCCTGGCTATGCTTTGCAATGGCGGTGGATCTTGTCGATACAATCGAAATGATAGACATTGCTTTGGACGAGCTGGAGAAAGAACACGAATATCGCATCCCAAAAGGATTTGCTTATACAATGGTCGCAATAGCGTGCATTAGTTTTCTGCTATCGCCCTGGCAAAtgcttgaaaatgattttcaaacaGGAGAACTGCTTCCAAAGAGAGCACTATGGCGTTACATTGTTGAAATAGCTCTCGTAAACTTCGTATTTCTCATCACTCTTTTGGTGATCTTAATCAAGTACAAGAAAGATGAATCCATTTCCATCTTGAAGAATCTCGTTGCAATTACACTCGGAATCATGGGAATCCGAAACCTCGAAACGGATATCAAGATATCTGACCTCTGTTGCAAACgatga
- the LOC141864304 gene encoding uncharacterized protein LOC141864304: protein MCFFLVLSKKAKLRWLFLTWGLYVLGLVVSTAIVFTTVGDSLDKERFLGPNVLKKVLCITPVLLLLLLKNAEDVKDHKDLVSSLCFQIVLDLFDAIEIIDIVLEEREHSYGISKEFGIAMVVLACISFLLSPWKMAENDVEKRKLRRRTTKWRYIVEMIVENFAFLVIRLVIVFKYNKDESIFIAKNGIAFVLGFMEIRDLKDGVNSGEGTEISKTSG, encoded by the coding sequence ATGTGTTTCTTCCTGGTTTTGTCCAAGAAGGCGAAACTTCGCTGGTTGTTTTTGACCTGGGGCTTGTACGTGCTAGGTTTAGTGGTGAGTACtgctattgtgtttacaacagTCGGAGACAGCCTTGATAAAGAAAGGTTTCTTGGTCCAAATGTTTTAAAGAAGGTCCTTTGCATTACGCCGGttcttctgttgttgttgttaaaaaatgcAGAAGATGTCAAGGACCACAAGGATCTTGTGTCCTCGTTGTGCTTCCAAATAGTTTTAGATCTCTTCGATGCAATCGAAATAATAGACATTGTCTTAGAAGAGAGAGAACACAGCTATGGCATCTCCAAAGAATTTGGTATAGCAATGGTCGTGTTAGCGTGCATCAGTTTTTTGCTATCGCCCTGGAAAATGGCTGAAAATGATGTTGAAAAACGTAAACTGCGGCGACGAACAACAAAATGGCGTTATATTGTTGAAATGATTGTTGAAAACTTTGCATTCCTAGTAATCCGTTTAGTGATCGTATTTAAATACAACAAAGATGAATCCATTTTCATTGCGAAGAATGGAATTGCGTTCGTGTTGGGTTTCATGGAAATCCGAGACCTCAAAGACGGTGTGAATTCTGGAGAAGGGACAGAGATTTCAAAAACGAGTGGCTGA